In Anaerolineae bacterium, one genomic interval encodes:
- a CDS encoding response regulator, whose product MDTPTQNNQTVKPLIMVVDDNPEFLDGIQLILQMEGFEVWTVTSGQQALDELFAVFQAKIKNLNPDRHLPDLILADIMMPEMDGYAFYGHVRNNPYLNHIPFIFLTAKDSLEDIRYGKELGSDDYLPKTSETEDLLAAIRGKLKRIEQRRAIAAQFTWNPDKPLQGRSLILIVAIVSLMSVAFCVGYFFANWGG is encoded by the coding sequence ATGGATACCCCCACGCAAAACAACCAGACAGTCAAACCCCTGATTATGGTTGTTGACGACAACCCTGAATTTCTTGACGGCATTCAATTGATTTTACAAATGGAAGGCTTTGAGGTTTGGACGGTCACCAGCGGCCAGCAGGCCCTGGACGAGCTATTTGCCGTTTTTCAGGCCAAAATCAAAAACCTAAACCCGGACCGCCATCTACCAGATTTGATTCTGGCCGATATTATGATGCCAGAGATGGACGGTTATGCCTTTTATGGTCACGTCCGCAACAATCCCTATCTGAACCATATTCCCTTTATCTTCCTGACGGCCAAGGATAGCCTGGAAGATATTCGCTATGGCAAAGAGCTGGGCAGCGATGATTATCTGCCCAAAACGAGTGAAACTGAAGATTTACTGGCTGCCATTCGGGGCAAGTTAAAACGCATAGAACAACGCCGGGCCATTGCCGCTCAATTCACCTGGAATCCTGATAAACCCTTACAGGGTCGCAGCCTTATCCTCATTGTGGCCATTGTCTCGCTGATGAGCGTTGCTTTTTGTGTAGGCTATTTTTTTGCTAACTGGGGGGGATGA